A region of Cataglyphis hispanica isolate Lineage 1 chromosome 6, ULB_Chis1_1.0, whole genome shotgun sequence DNA encodes the following proteins:
- the LOC126850553 gene encoding pickpocket protein 28-like, with protein sequence MKNSSPNLGKTKSTFNLWNDARMLTHVASNRTPDFAHQSKYDSHVMPRRSSNRKSTDIKNENDYYNTADRAPLDYLKANNSINTVHLQNPYRPPQRLEGFASRDHSKGMYRSQDFTLRSRYNNNLLGIKESIVNRNNDQENENVERSKKKKHQVFTELGQLTKQYCTNSTLHGLRYIGNSELSIVERIFWIISFTTALGMAVYYIYYLYEKWNVSPIIISLSPEPVPLNEFPFPSITICNMNNVKKTEAKRIERGSDDLDKIMMDDLCNWERSNVTYDQDQAIDWNRMLRFMINVSQPCTDMLYYCLWHGNQTDCERIFNPTMTDEGICCNFNSVTRKHLFYNPHDWPDLNITYPSVSVDWNAEKGYDANMPPDVIPWRPYGAGLFYGLTLVLDVESSEYYCSSTAGMGFKMLLHNPVETPKIADFSFSITPGEETRVIVRPRISTANSAIISIPQKKRKCFFTAERKLRYYRTYTQRNCILECEANFTQEICNCVQYYMPKSAKTPICGKRDEQCATRARRAMETKLYDEDLTTPINVSRIPSCNCWPGCFEINYRIELSQNKLTSTFNINKQYIKKNLDYFTENIAVVHLFFVDSQFTKYVKNELYGFTEFLSSTGGLLGLFMGFSCLSFMEIVYFATMRLWCRLYNRRESQRPITLQIHPLDDKRKVIYPFAN encoded by the exons ATGAAGAATTCATCACCGAACTTAGGAAAGACCAAATCGACTTTTAACCTGTGGAACGATGCGCGTATGTTAACGCACGTTGCTTCAAACAGAACGCCTGATTTCGCTCATCAAAGTAAATACGATTCGCATGTGATGCCGAGACGATCTTCCAACCGCAAGTCTACGGATATCAAAAATGAGAATGATTATTACAATACCGCTGACAGAGCGCCCTTAGATTATCTGAAAGCTAACAATTCCATCAACACTGTGCACCTGCAGAATCCTTACAGACCGCCCCAACGATTAGAGGGATTTGCGTCCCGTGATCATTCAAAG ggTATGTATCGATCGCAAGATTTTACTCTGAGATCGAGATATAACAACAACTTACTCGGGATCAAAGAGTCAATTGTAAATAGGAACAACGatcaagaaaatgaaaatgtcgAAAG atcgaagaaaaagaagcatCAAGTATTCACCGAACTCGGTCAGCTTACTAAACAATATTGCACGAACAGCACCCTTCACGGTTTGCGTTACATCGGTAACTCGGAATTGTCAATCGTGGAAag aatattctgGATAATCTCTTTCACCACCGCGCTAGGAATggctgtatattatatttattatctctatGAAAAGTGGAATGTATCACCCATCATCATTTCTTTGAGTCCTGAGCCGGTTCCTCTTAATGAATTCCCTTTTCCTTCCATAACAATCTGCAACATGAATAATGTCAAGAAGACTGAAGCAAAGCGGATCGAGCGCGG GTCTGACGActtggataaaataatgatggaCGATCTCTGCAATTGGGAAAGAAGCAACGTAACTTATGATCAGGATCAGGCTATAGACTGGAATAGAATGCTGCGGTTTATGATTAAT GTATCTCAGCCGTGCACAGACATGTTATACTATTGTCTTTGGCACGGGAATCAGACCGATTGCGAGAGGATTTTCAATCCTACGATGACCGACGAAGGTATTTGCTGCAATTTCAATTCGGTGACCAGGAAACATCTCTTCTATAATCC ACACGATTGGCCCGATCTGAATATAACATATCCATCCGTCAGCGTCGATTGGAATGCTGAAAAGGGATATGACGCAAATATGCCACCGGATGTCATACCATGGAGACCATATGGTGCTGGACTGTTTTACGGTTTGACCTTAGTACTGGATGTAGAATCAAGTGAATATTATTGTTCGTCGACTGCTGGCATGGGCTTTAAG ATGCTGCTCCACAATCCCGTGGAAACACCGAAGATCGCCGATTTTTCGTTCTCGATCACGCCAGGCGAGGAGACCCGAGTGATCGTTAGACCGCGAATATCGACTGCCAACTCAGCGATAATCTCTATACCCCAGAAGAAGAGGAAATGCTTTTTCACAGCCGAAAGAAAGTTGCGTTATTATCGGACGTACACGCAGAGGAATTGCATACTGGAATGCGAGGCAAATTTTACGCAGGAAATTTGCAATTGCGTGCAATACTACATGCCAA AATCGGCGAAAACACCGATCTGCGGCAAGAGAGATGAGCAATGTGCTACACGTGCCAGACGAGCTATGGAAACCAAACTCTATGACGAGGATTTGACGACTCCGATAAATGTTAGTAGAAT aCCGAGTTGCAACTGCTGGCCAGGCTGCTTCGAGATCAATTATAGAATAGAGCTTTCGCAGAATAAATTAACATCGACCTTCAACATCAATAAACAATACATAAAGAAGAATTTGGATTATTTCac GGAAAATATAGCGGTTGTTCACCTATTCTTCGTAGATTCTCAATTCACAAAATACGTAAAAAATGAGCTCTATGGATTCACCGAATTTCTGT cAAGTACGGGAGGCTTGTTGGGTCTTTTTATGGGCTTCAGTTGTCTGTCATTCATGGAAATTGTGTATTTTGCAACTATGCGGCTGTGGTGTCGTTTATATAATCGTCGGGAATCACAGAGGCCCATCACGCTCCAGATACATCCGTTagatgataaaagaaaagtgaTCTATCCATTCGCGAACTGA